The Candidatus Alcyoniella australis genome contains a region encoding:
- a CDS encoding prolyl oligopeptidase family serine peptidase yields the protein MSTIEFELNHDQSNLVGMLLEPQGATNGVPLVFCHGIPSGQPPVPGDGGYPELAQIFVDRGHPCALFNFRGTGPSRGSFSLPGWRDDLLALIGHLDGYPNWEQGMVLVGFSGGGASALLAAAQTPAVLGVAAMAAPADFEFLTSQASPELLWQHFVRIGIVDPQLHPDAGQWISSFDEVSVERALEGIGARPLLFVHGDCDATVPAEHARRLFKLAQDPKQLAVLPGGGHRLRCEKQAIDCLHHWIAHNFDARITARGN from the coding sequence TTGTCGACAATCGAATTCGAACTGAACCACGACCAGTCGAACCTGGTCGGGATGCTGCTTGAGCCCCAGGGCGCGACCAACGGCGTGCCGCTGGTGTTCTGCCACGGCATCCCCTCGGGGCAGCCGCCGGTCCCCGGCGACGGAGGATACCCCGAACTGGCGCAGATCTTCGTTGATCGCGGGCATCCCTGCGCGCTGTTCAACTTCCGCGGCACCGGGCCCAGCCGCGGCAGCTTCAGTCTGCCGGGCTGGCGCGACGACCTGCTGGCGCTGATCGGGCACCTGGACGGATACCCGAACTGGGAGCAAGGGATGGTGCTGGTCGGCTTCTCCGGCGGCGGCGCTTCGGCCCTGCTGGCAGCGGCCCAGACGCCCGCTGTGCTCGGCGTGGCCGCAATGGCGGCTCCGGCCGACTTCGAGTTCCTTACCTCCCAGGCGTCGCCCGAACTTTTATGGCAACACTTCGTGCGCATCGGCATCGTCGATCCGCAGTTGCATCCCGACGCCGGGCAATGGATCTCGAGCTTTGACGAGGTTTCTGTTGAACGCGCCCTGGAGGGGATCGGCGCGCGGCCGCTGCTGTTCGTGCACGGCGACTGCGACGCGACCGTGCCCGCCGAACACGCCCGGCGGCTGTTCAAGCTGGCGCAAGATCCCAAGCAGCTGGCGGTGCTGCCCGGCGGCGGGCATCGACTGCGGTGCGAGAAGCAGGCCATCGACTGCCTGCACCACTGGATCGCCCACAACTTCGATGCGCGGATTACGGCGCGCGGGAACTGA